In Deltaproteobacteria bacterium, a single genomic region encodes these proteins:
- a CDS encoding DUF374 domain-containing protein, which translates to MGRSLWKEVGRRALLALAPPVVYAMVRLLAATMRFEYVNLDEYRRRVAAGENAIYAFWHGRLLMMPLPYEGRGMTILVSRHRDGELISRFSRYFGVEAARGSTTRGGASGAKAMLRAARAGRDLAITPDGPKGPRYRVQPGVVQLAAWTGLPIIPAAFGASRKVVFSSWDAFMVPLPFSTGVYICGDPIYVDRRCTPQELERKRTELEESMRAITERADRYFDDTAAGGR; encoded by the coding sequence ATGGGCCGCTCCCTCTGGAAGGAGGTCGGCCGGCGGGCGCTCCTTGCCCTCGCGCCGCCGGTCGTTTACGCCATGGTGCGGCTCCTGGCCGCGACCATGCGCTTCGAGTACGTCAACCTCGACGAGTACAGGCGCAGGGTCGCTGCCGGCGAGAACGCCATCTACGCCTTCTGGCACGGCCGGCTCCTGATGATGCCGCTGCCCTACGAGGGCCGGGGGATGACCATCCTGGTGAGCCGCCACCGCGACGGCGAGCTCATAAGCCGTTTCTCGCGCTACTTCGGCGTGGAGGCCGCCCGCGGTTCCACCACGCGGGGAGGGGCCTCGGGGGCCAAGGCCATGCTCAGGGCCGCCAGGGCCGGCCGGGACCTGGCCATAACCCCGGACGGCCCGAAGGGGCCGCGCTACAGGGTCCAGCCCGGTGTGGTGCAGCTTGCCGCCTGGACGGGCCTTCCCATCATACCGGCCGCCTTCGGCGCATCGAGGAAGGTGGTATTTTCGAGCTGGGACGCCTTCATGGTGCCGCTGCCCTTTTCCACCGGCGTATACATCTGCGGCGACCCCATATACGTGGACAGGAGATGCACGCCGCAGGAGCTGGAGAGAAAACGCACGGAGCTCGAGGAGTCGATGCGGGCCATCACGGAGCGGGCCGACCGCTACTTCGACGACACCGCTGCCGGCGGCCGGTGA
- a CDS encoding 3-deoxy-D-manno-octulosonic acid transferase: MTRFVYEIVLHIGFLAMVPYFLFMAAAARKYRRGLPERLGMVPRRKLAALEGGPVVWVHAVSVGETRAVIPLVRMLKERRPQVKVLFSTVTATANDVAAAEGKGLIDALVYCPLDFSWAVGRLIDRAAPRVFVVVEKEVWPNLLLLLRRSGAATVVVNGTVSERSFESYRRFGFFFREVFGSLSAFCARTEEDAARAEALGVEPGRVTVAGNIKFDMGARTAGCEARADELRRALCVDGGPVIVAGSTHRGEEEILLRLYGSLRSEFPELRLFIVPRHPERFDEVEALAARSGFSYVRRSAGGRGDIVVVDTVGELSALYSLADVAVVCGSLVRGVGGHNLLEPAFFSRPVLYGPYIDSYRSMAALLEAGGGGLRAAGESDMLAKLRRLLREEGAREEMGRRAKAVVDANRGAAARCVDTIEAFLDDRGAERGG; this comes from the coding sequence ATGACAAGGTTTGTCTACGAGATCGTCCTCCACATAGGCTTCCTCGCCATGGTCCCCTACTTTCTCTTCATGGCCGCCGCGGCGCGCAAGTACCGCCGGGGCCTGCCGGAGCGCCTGGGCATGGTGCCGCGCCGGAAGCTCGCGGCCCTGGAGGGCGGGCCCGTTGTGTGGGTCCACGCCGTCTCGGTCGGGGAGACGAGGGCCGTCATACCCCTTGTGAGGATGCTCAAGGAGAGGCGTCCCCAGGTGAAGGTCCTCTTCTCCACGGTTACGGCCACGGCCAACGACGTGGCGGCCGCCGAGGGAAAGGGACTCATCGACGCCCTCGTCTACTGTCCGCTCGACTTCTCCTGGGCCGTGGGCCGCCTCATCGACAGGGCGGCCCCCAGGGTCTTCGTGGTGGTTGAAAAGGAGGTGTGGCCCAACCTCCTCCTTCTGCTCCGACGCAGCGGCGCGGCCACGGTCGTCGTGAACGGCACGGTCTCGGAGAGGTCCTTCGAGAGCTACCGCCGCTTCGGATTCTTCTTCCGCGAGGTCTTCGGCTCGCTGTCGGCCTTCTGCGCGAGGACCGAGGAGGACGCCGCAAGGGCCGAGGCCCTCGGTGTCGAGCCGGGCCGGGTCACGGTGGCCGGGAACATCAAGTTCGACATGGGCGCGCGCACGGCGGGCTGCGAGGCCAGGGCCGACGAGCTCCGCAGGGCGCTGTGCGTGGACGGCGGCCCCGTCATAGTGGCCGGAAGCACCCACCGCGGCGAAGAGGAGATACTGCTTCGGCTGTACGGCTCCCTGCGCAGCGAGTTCCCCGAGCTGAGACTCTTCATCGTCCCCCGTCACCCGGAGCGCTTCGACGAGGTCGAGGCCCTGGCGGCGAGGAGCGGTTTCAGCTACGTGAGGCGCTCTGCCGGCGGACGCGGCGACATCGTGGTCGTCGACACCGTCGGCGAGCTCTCGGCGCTGTACAGCCTCGCCGACGTGGCCGTCGTCTGCGGCAGCCTTGTAAGGGGCGTGGGCGGCCACAACCTCCTCGAGCCGGCCTTCTTCTCAAGGCCCGTGCTCTACGGACCCTACATCGACTCCTACAGGTCCATGGCGGCGCTGCTCGAGGCCGGAGGCGGCGGACTGCGGGCGGCCGGAGAGAGCGACATGCTTGCAAAGCTTCGAAGGCTTCTGCGCGAGGAGGGGGCGAGAGAGGAGATGGGGCGGCGCGCGAAAGCGGTGGTGGACGCTAACCGCGGCGCCGCAGCGAGGTGTGTCGATACGATAGAGGCCTTCCTCGACGACCGCGGCGCGGAGCGGGGCGGTTGA
- the atpH gene encoding ATP synthase F1 subunit delta, giving the protein MRRSSVAKRYAKALMEIGREEKSVERFGDELRSLAATFRGSPALCKVLLNPMYRLEERKALAAGLAEKLGASERVARLLEILVEGRKVRLVGEIAQAYARMEDELAGRLRVGVEAASPLGKELLESISGKLGDETGKEIILSFEEKPELIGGVVIRMGNTIFDGSLRGQLERMREKILGGVV; this is encoded by the coding sequence ATGCGCAGAAGCTCGGTGGCAAAGAGATACGCAAAGGCGCTCATGGAGATAGGCCGTGAGGAGAAAAGCGTAGAGAGGTTCGGCGACGAGCTGCGCTCTCTGGCGGCGACCTTCCGGGGCAGTCCCGCTCTCTGCAAGGTCCTGCTCAACCCCATGTACAGGCTTGAAGAGCGCAAGGCCCTGGCGGCGGGGCTCGCCGAAAAGCTCGGCGCCTCGGAGCGCGTGGCGAGGCTTCTCGAGATACTCGTCGAGGGGCGCAAGGTGCGGCTCGTCGGGGAGATAGCGCAGGCCTACGCCAGGATGGAGGACGAGCTGGCCGGAAGGTTGAGGGTCGGCGTGGAGGCCGCCTCTCCGCTGGGCAAGGAACTGCTCGAGTCGATCTCCGGGAAGCTCGGCGACGAGACGGGCAAGGAGATAATCCTGAGCTTCGAGGAGAAGCCGGAGCTCATAGGCGGGGTGGTCATCAGGATGGGGAACACCATATTCGACGGCAGCCTCAGGGGCCAGCTCGAAAGGATGAGGGAAAAAATTCTCGGAGGGGTAGTCTAA